In one window of Erwinia tasmaniensis Et1/99 DNA:
- a CDS encoding DUF485 domain-containing protein, whose protein sequence is MNDVLYQRIEKSARFKVLVNKRQHFATLLSIVMLVLYVGFILLIAFAPGWLGAPLYHGTSVTRGIPIGIGLIVISFLLTGIYVWRANGEFDRLTRELLNEVKG, encoded by the coding sequence ATGAACGATGTCCTCTACCAAAGAATTGAGAAAAGCGCACGCTTTAAGGTGCTGGTAAATAAACGACAACATTTTGCCACCCTGCTATCGATCGTTATGTTAGTCCTCTATGTCGGCTTTATTCTGCTGATCGCCTTCGCGCCCGGCTGGCTTGGTGCACCGCTTTATCACGGCACCAGCGTGACACGCGGTATTCCCATTGGGATTGGGCTGATCGTTATTTCATTCCTGCTGACCGGTATTTATGTCTGGCGCGCCAACGGCGAGTTTGACCGCCTGACGCGCGAACTGCTGAATGAGGTAAAAGGATGA
- a CDS encoding CidA/LrgA family protein, translating into MALATHQQTAVWLHRIQIPLQVALYIGIFMISERLVVWLHLPLPANIVGMLLLLAMIMLRVLPLGWVKAGASWLLAEMLLFFIPAVVAVVNYADLLRVEGWRILLVIAVSTLLVLAATSLVVDRVYRFEIWLAARKEGQRNE; encoded by the coding sequence ATGGCATTGGCAACGCATCAGCAGACTGCGGTATGGCTACACCGCATACAAATTCCGCTTCAGGTGGCGCTGTATATTGGCATTTTTATGATTTCTGAGCGGCTGGTCGTCTGGCTGCATTTACCGCTGCCGGCCAATATCGTTGGTATGCTGCTGCTGCTGGCGATGATTATGCTGCGCGTATTGCCGCTCGGCTGGGTAAAAGCGGGAGCCAGCTGGCTGCTGGCTGAAATGCTGCTGTTTTTTATTCCGGCGGTGGTGGCCGTGGTCAACTACGCCGATCTGCTGCGGGTAGAAGGGTGGCGTATTCTGCTGGTGATTGCCGTCAGTACTCTGTTAGTGCTGGCCGCAACCTCTCTGGTGGTGGATCGTGTTTATCGTTTTGAAATCTGGCTGGCGGCGCGTAAAGAGGGGCAGCGCAATGAGTGA
- a CDS encoding LrgB family protein, with amino-acid sequence MSDFVISMLCLLATLAVYFCNKRLYRRWRRLMLMPLVMTPMVLVALLLFTHISWQNYIGESRWLLWLLGPATLAFAVPVYENMAIVRRHWLSLSAGVFTATVVAVCSSVWLARLLTLPEAIQRSLAVRSITTPFALAAAKQIGGQPDLVALFVVVTGVFGMATGDLLFLRLAIKQGVAKGAGLGAASHGAGTARAYEIGQQEGVVSSLVMMLSGVVTVVIAPAIGHIMWAIS; translated from the coding sequence ATGAGTGATTTTGTTATCAGCATGCTGTGCCTGCTGGCGACGCTGGCGGTGTATTTCTGCAATAAGCGCCTGTACCGCCGCTGGCGTCGTCTGATGCTAATGCCGCTGGTCATGACGCCCATGGTGTTGGTGGCGCTGCTGCTATTTACCCATATCTCCTGGCAAAACTATATCGGCGAAAGCCGCTGGCTGCTGTGGCTGCTGGGCCCGGCAACGCTGGCATTCGCCGTACCCGTCTATGAAAATATGGCGATCGTTCGACGCCACTGGCTGTCGCTCAGCGCCGGAGTCTTCACCGCGACCGTTGTGGCCGTCTGTAGTTCCGTGTGGCTGGCGCGCCTGCTGACACTGCCGGAGGCGATTCAGCGCAGCCTTGCGGTACGTTCCATTACCACGCCGTTTGCACTGGCAGCGGCGAAGCAGATTGGAGGACAGCCCGACCTGGTGGCGCTCTTCGTCGTGGTAACCGGGGTGTTTGGTATGGCAACGGGTGACCTGCTGTTTCTGCGGTTGGCGATCAAACAAGGGGTGGCGAAAGGGGCTGGATTAGGGGCCGCGTCACACGGTGCCGGCACGGCGCGTGCCTATGAAATCGGTCAGCAGGAGGGCGTGGTGTCCAGTCTGGTGATGATGCTTTCCGGGGTGGTGACCGTGGTTATCGCCCCTGCCATTGGCCATATTATGTGGGCGATAAGTTGA
- the gltP gene encoding glutamate/aspartate:proton symporter GltP has translation MKAVKFSLAWQILIALVLGIAVGAVLHNQPENREWLVTNILSPAGDIFIHLIKMIVVPIVISTLIVGIAGVGDAKKLGRIGVKTILYFEVITTIAIVAGITLANVFQPGSGIDMSTLATVDISKYEATTAQVQGQPHSLVATILSLIPQNIFAAIAKGEMLPIIFFSVLFGLGLSSLPSEHREPLVKVFRSTSETMFKVTNMIMRYAPVGVFALISVTVANFGFASLWPLAKLVLLVYFAILLFGLVILGAVARFCKLRITTLIRILKDELILSYSTASSETVLPRIMEKMEAYGAPKSITSFVVPTGYSFNLDGSTLYQSIAAIFIAQLYGIDLSIGQEIVLVLTLMVTSKGIAGVPGVSFVVLLATLGSVGIPLEGLAFIAGVDRILDMARTALNVVGNALAVLVIAKWENQFDAEKAAAYEAKLKA, from the coding sequence ATGAAAGCAGTAAAATTCAGCCTTGCCTGGCAGATACTGATTGCGTTAGTACTGGGGATTGCCGTTGGTGCCGTGCTGCATAATCAGCCGGAAAATCGTGAATGGCTAGTCACTAATATTCTGAGTCCGGCAGGTGATATCTTTATTCATCTGATTAAAATGATCGTCGTACCGATCGTGATTTCCACGCTGATTGTCGGTATTGCCGGCGTTGGTGATGCGAAAAAACTCGGTCGCATCGGCGTGAAAACCATTCTTTACTTTGAAGTGATTACCACCATTGCCATTGTGGCAGGAATTACGCTGGCGAACGTGTTCCAACCCGGCTCAGGCATTGATATGTCTACGCTGGCAACGGTGGACATCTCTAAATATGAAGCTACTACGGCACAGGTACAGGGACAGCCACATAGTCTGGTTGCCACTATCCTGTCGCTGATCCCGCAAAATATTTTTGCGGCGATAGCTAAGGGAGAAATGCTGCCTATCATCTTCTTCTCTGTGCTGTTTGGCCTCGGTCTCTCTTCGCTGCCGTCAGAACATCGCGAGCCGCTGGTGAAAGTGTTCCGCTCCACCTCGGAAACCATGTTTAAAGTCACCAATATGATCATGCGCTACGCGCCGGTAGGGGTATTCGCACTGATCTCGGTCACTGTCGCTAACTTTGGTTTTGCTTCATTGTGGCCGTTAGCGAAGCTGGTGCTGCTGGTGTACTTCGCGATCCTGCTCTTCGGGTTAGTGATATTGGGTGCCGTTGCACGCTTCTGTAAGCTGCGTATCACCACCCTGATACGTATTCTTAAAGATGAGCTGATCCTGTCCTACTCAACCGCCAGTTCAGAAACCGTTCTGCCACGCATTATGGAAAAGATGGAGGCTTACGGTGCGCCAAAGTCGATTACCAGCTTCGTGGTACCAACCGGGTACTCGTTTAACCTTGATGGCTCGACACTTTATCAAAGTATCGCGGCAATCTTTATTGCCCAACTGTATGGCATCGATCTGTCTATTGGACAGGAGATCGTACTGGTACTGACGCTGATGGTGACCTCGAAAGGCATCGCCGGTGTACCTGGCGTTTCCTTCGTGGTGTTACTGGCAACCCTCGGCAGCGTAGGAATCCCGTTGGAAGGACTGGCGTTTATCGCCGGCGTTGACCGTATCCTTGATATGGCGCGTACCGCGCTTAACGTGGTGGGTAATGCGCTGGCGGTGCTGGTTATTGCCAAATGGGAAAACCAGTTCGATGCCGAAAAGGCAGCAGCCTATGAGGCAAAACTAAAGGCCTGA
- a CDS encoding YfaZ family outer membrane protein, translating to MKRVAMTTGALALLALVGSAQAIEGSVNVGKDYTDVHAGLGTTTPGFALTGDWLRSDHDGNVSSLGLGYNVAIGDVFLSPTVKAMSTNPKDSKDGYAIAVGGGVRVPVTKMVNLYGEYFYSPDAFSSHINSYQEASAGVSFQPISLVDVSVGYKYMALNGKDGRKDNVVADGPYVGASLHF from the coding sequence ATGAAAAGAGTGGCAATGACAACGGGCGCTCTGGCGCTGTTGGCGCTGGTGGGATCTGCTCAAGCTATTGAAGGTAGCGTGAACGTAGGCAAAGACTATACCGACGTGCATGCTGGCCTGGGCACCACAACGCCCGGTTTTGCACTCACCGGTGACTGGCTGCGCAGCGACCATGACGGTAATGTTTCCAGCCTCGGCCTTGGCTACAACGTGGCGATAGGTGATGTGTTCCTGTCTCCGACGGTTAAAGCCATGTCGACTAACCCGAAAGACAGCAAAGATGGCTATGCCATTGCGGTAGGCGGCGGTGTGCGCGTGCCCGTGACCAAAATGGTTAACCTGTATGGTGAGTATTTCTATTCACCGGATGCGTTCTCCAGCCACATCAACAGCTATCAGGAAGCATCGGCGGGCGTGAGCTTCCAGCCGATTTCGCTGGTTGACGTTAGCGTGGGCTACAAATATATGGCTCTGAACGGTAAAGACGGCCGCAAAGACAACGTGGTGGCCGATGGTCCATACGTAGGTGCTTCGCTGCACTTCTGA
- a CDS encoding cation acetate symporter, with protein MSKNYLLAVLALLLSGPVVAADAIAGTVERQPVNMEAIVMFLIFVAMTLGITYWASRRTRSRSDYYTAGGNITGFQNGLAMAGDFMSAASFLGISALVYTSGFDGLIYSLGFLVGWPIILFLIAERLRNLGRYTFADVASYRLKQMPIRTLSACGSLVVVALYLIAQMVGAGKLIQLLFGLDYHVAVVLVGILMVMYVLFGGMLATTWVQIIKAVLLLFGASFMAIMVMKNVGFSFDTLFSEAMKIHPKGVAIMRPGGLVNDPISALSLGLGLMFGTAGLPHILMRFFTVSDAREARKSVFYATGLMGYFYFLTFIIGFGAILLVGANPAFKDATGALLGGNNMAAVHLADAVGGSLFLGFISAVAFATILAVVAGLTLAGASAVSHDLYASVVRKGQASEREELRVSKITVVALGVVAILLGILFEKQNIAFMVGLAFSIAASCNFPIILLSMYWSRLTTRGAMTGGWLGLLTAVILMILGPTIWVQVLGHARPIFPYEYPALFSMLVAFIGTWLFSVTDNSTQGAEERLRFRAQFVRSQTGVGIEGGKGH; from the coding sequence ATGAGCAAAAATTATCTCTTAGCGGTACTCGCATTGCTGCTGTCGGGGCCAGTAGTGGCTGCCGATGCCATTGCCGGTACGGTTGAACGCCAGCCGGTCAATATGGAAGCGATCGTGATGTTCCTGATTTTTGTCGCCATGACGCTGGGCATTACATACTGGGCCTCCCGGCGTACCCGTTCACGCAGCGATTACTACACGGCGGGCGGCAATATCACCGGTTTTCAGAACGGGCTGGCGATGGCCGGTGATTTTATGTCTGCCGCCTCGTTTCTTGGTATTTCCGCACTGGTGTATACCTCCGGCTTTGATGGGCTTATCTACTCGCTCGGTTTCCTGGTCGGCTGGCCGATTATTCTGTTTCTGATTGCCGAGCGATTGCGTAATCTTGGCCGCTACACCTTCGCCGATGTGGCCTCGTACCGCCTGAAGCAGATGCCGATCCGCACTCTGTCAGCCTGCGGTTCGCTGGTGGTGGTGGCCCTGTACCTGATTGCGCAGATGGTGGGGGCGGGTAAGCTGATCCAGCTGCTGTTTGGCCTGGATTACCATGTTGCCGTGGTGCTGGTTGGCATACTGATGGTGATGTACGTGCTGTTCGGCGGCATGCTGGCCACAACCTGGGTACAGATTATCAAGGCCGTGCTGCTGCTGTTCGGAGCCAGTTTTATGGCGATTATGGTCATGAAAAACGTTGGATTCAGCTTTGATACGCTGTTTAGCGAAGCGATGAAAATCCATCCGAAGGGGGTTGCCATAATGCGCCCCGGCGGACTGGTCAACGATCCGATCTCCGCGCTCTCGCTTGGCCTGGGCCTGATGTTTGGTACTGCTGGCTTGCCACACATTCTGATGCGCTTCTTTACCGTCAGCGATGCGCGTGAAGCGCGTAAGAGCGTGTTCTACGCTACGGGCCTGATGGGCTATTTTTACTTCCTCACCTTTATCATCGGATTTGGTGCCATTTTGCTGGTCGGAGCCAACCCGGCGTTTAAAGATGCCACCGGAGCGCTGCTCGGCGGTAACAATATGGCGGCGGTTCATTTGGCCGATGCGGTGGGCGGCAGTTTGTTCTTAGGCTTTATCTCCGCCGTGGCCTTTGCCACCATCCTTGCGGTAGTTGCCGGTCTGACGCTGGCAGGGGCTTCTGCGGTTTCACACGATTTGTATGCCAGCGTGGTGCGCAAGGGCCAGGCCAGCGAGCGTGAGGAACTGCGGGTGTCGAAAATCACCGTGGTGGCGCTCGGCGTGGTGGCGATCCTGCTCGGTATTCTGTTCGAAAAGCAGAACATCGCCTTTATGGTCGGGCTGGCGTTCTCCATCGCGGCAAGCTGTAACTTCCCGATTATTCTGCTGTCGATGTACTGGTCGAGGCTGACCACGCGTGGCGCGATGACGGGCGGCTGGCTGGGCCTGCTGACGGCGGTGATCCTGATGATCCTCGGGCCGACCATATGGGTACAGGTGCTGGGTCATGCGCGGCCGATATTCCCCTATGAGTATCCTGCGCTGTTCTCCATGCTGGTCGCATTTATCGGCACATGGCTGTTCTCTGTCACCGATAACTCCACGCAAGGAGCCGAAGAAAGGCTGCGTTTCCGGGCGCAGTTTGTGCGTTCACAAACCGGCGTGGGGATAGAGGGCGGAAAAGGGCATTAA
- the acs gene encoding acetate--CoA ligase has translation MSQSHIYPIPANIAQNTLINPQQYQSMYQKSIQDPDAFWGEQGKILDWIKPYVTVKNTSFSPGNISIRWYEDGTLNLAANCLDRHLASRGDHPAIIWEGDDASESKTLTYRELHRDVCRFANTLKTLGIHKGDVVAIYMPMVPEAAVAMLACARIGAVHSVIFGGFSPEAVAGRIIDCHARLVITADEGVRAGRTIPLKKNVDDALNNPGVTSVDKVVVLRRTGTETAWHHDRDLWWHELVSVASEQHQPEEMNAEDPLFILYTSGSTGKPKGVLHTTGGYLVYAASTFKYVFDYQPQDIYWCTADVGWVTGHSYLLYGPLACGATTLMFEGVPNWPKPSRMGEVVDKHRVTILYTAPTAVRALMAEGDKAIEGTDRSTLRILGSVGEPINPEAWEWFHQKIGNGKCPISDTWWQTETGGFMIAPLPGATALKPGSATHPFFGVRPALVDNEGNLQEGACEGNLVIVDSWPGQARTLFGDHQRFEQTYFSTFRNCYFSGDGARRDEDGYYWITGRVDDVLNVSGHRLGTAEIESALVSHPKIAEAAVVGIPHALKGQAIYAYITLNSGEEPSPELYSEVRSWVRKEIGPIATPDVLHWTDSLPKTRSGKIMRRILRKIATGDTSNLGDTSTLADPGVVEKLLEEKQSIKMP, from the coding sequence ATGAGCCAGTCACATATTTACCCGATACCAGCCAACATTGCGCAAAATACGCTGATTAATCCCCAGCAGTATCAGTCAATGTACCAGAAGTCTATACAGGATCCCGACGCATTTTGGGGAGAGCAAGGCAAGATACTTGACTGGATAAAACCTTACGTTACGGTTAAGAACACCTCTTTTTCCCCCGGCAATATCTCCATTCGTTGGTATGAAGACGGCACCTTAAACCTTGCGGCTAACTGCCTGGACCGGCATCTGGCAAGCCGGGGCGACCATCCGGCGATTATCTGGGAAGGTGATGATGCCAGCGAAAGCAAAACCCTTACCTACCGTGAACTGCATCGCGACGTATGCCGCTTTGCCAATACGCTAAAAACGCTGGGCATTCATAAAGGGGATGTGGTGGCGATTTATATGCCCATGGTGCCTGAAGCTGCCGTGGCGATGCTGGCCTGCGCGCGCATCGGCGCCGTACATTCGGTTATTTTTGGCGGCTTTTCACCGGAAGCGGTCGCCGGGCGTATTATCGACTGTCATGCCCGCCTGGTGATCACCGCCGACGAAGGCGTGCGCGCCGGGCGCACCATTCCGTTAAAGAAAAACGTTGATGACGCGCTCAATAATCCTGGCGTGACCAGCGTGGACAAGGTGGTTGTTCTCAGGCGTACCGGCACAGAGACAGCCTGGCACCACGACCGCGATCTGTGGTGGCACGAACTGGTGAGCGTGGCCAGCGAGCAGCATCAGCCTGAAGAGATGAACGCGGAAGACCCGTTATTTATCCTGTATACCTCCGGCTCTACCGGTAAGCCGAAGGGCGTGCTGCATACCACGGGCGGTTACCTGGTGTATGCCGCGTCCACCTTTAAATATGTTTTTGATTATCAACCACAAGATATCTACTGGTGTACCGCCGACGTCGGTTGGGTCACCGGTCACAGCTATCTGCTGTATGGCCCGCTGGCCTGCGGTGCCACCACCCTGATGTTTGAAGGGGTGCCAAACTGGCCAAAGCCGAGCCGTATGGGTGAAGTCGTTGATAAACATAGGGTTACCATCCTGTATACCGCCCCCACGGCGGTGCGTGCACTGATGGCCGAAGGGGATAAAGCGATTGAAGGCACCGATCGCTCCACCCTGCGCATTCTGGGTTCGGTGGGTGAACCGATTAATCCGGAAGCCTGGGAGTGGTTCCATCAAAAAATCGGTAACGGCAAATGCCCCATTTCAGATACCTGGTGGCAGACGGAAACGGGCGGATTTATGATCGCCCCACTGCCCGGAGCAACGGCGCTGAAACCCGGTTCGGCAACCCATCCATTTTTTGGCGTCCGGCCGGCGCTGGTCGATAACGAAGGCAATTTGCAAGAAGGTGCCTGCGAGGGGAATCTGGTCATCGTTGACTCCTGGCCAGGCCAGGCACGCACGTTATTCGGCGATCACCAGCGCTTTGAGCAAACTTACTTCTCCACCTTCAGAAACTGCTATTTCAGCGGTGACGGCGCTCGCCGCGATGAGGACGGCTATTACTGGATAACCGGACGCGTCGATGACGTACTGAATGTTTCCGGCCATCGTCTGGGTACGGCGGAGATAGAATCCGCGCTGGTCTCGCATCCGAAAATTGCTGAGGCAGCGGTAGTGGGCATACCACACGCCCTGAAAGGCCAGGCGATCTACGCCTATATTACGCTAAATAGCGGTGAGGAACCGTCACCGGAGCTGTATAGCGAAGTACGTAGCTGGGTGCGTAAAGAGATTGGCCCTATTGCCACACCGGACGTGCTGCACTGGACCGACTCATTACCGAAAACCCGCTCGGGAAAAATTATGCGTCGTATTCTGCGTAAAATTGCCACGGGTGATACCAGCAACCTCGGTGATACTTCTACGCTGGCCGATCCGGGCGTGGTAGAAAAATTACTTGAAGAGAAACAGTCGATCAAAATGCCATAA
- the sbmA gene encoding peptide antibiotic transporter SbmA: MFSSFFAKPALFFSSVVIWSLLAIALWFAGAETEFTRLMQFSWLSSGPLPENALRFIAPSALGFYSYYLLATLLFAAFWFVFSPHPWQRWSILGSALIIFVTWFSVQVGVAINSWYEPFYDLIQKAMAHPNTIRIEAFYHMINDILSIVLIAVVINVTNLFFISHYVFRWRTAMNDYYMAHWQQLRHIEGAAQRVQEDTMRFASTLEDMGVSFINAIMTLIAFLPVLVALSVHVKTVPILGQIPYALVIAAVMWSAFGTALLAIVGIKLPGLSFRNQRVEAAYRKELVYGEDNMQRASPATVRELFANVRKNYFRLYFHYLYFNVARVFYQQLDALFSIFVLFPSIISGAITLGLMTQISNVFDQVRSSFQYLINSWTTLVELMSIYKRLRSFEQTLDNVPENTHPLT, encoded by the coding sequence ATGTTTAGCTCTTTTTTTGCCAAACCTGCGCTGTTTTTCAGTAGCGTAGTTATCTGGAGCCTGCTGGCCATTGCCCTGTGGTTTGCAGGTGCAGAGACTGAATTTACCCGCTTGATGCAGTTTTCCTGGCTGTCATCAGGCCCATTGCCGGAGAACGCGTTGCGTTTTATCGCCCCCTCCGCTCTGGGCTTTTACAGCTATTATCTGCTGGCTACGCTGCTGTTTGCGGCATTCTGGTTTGTATTCAGTCCACACCCCTGGCAACGCTGGTCCATCCTCGGCAGTGCGCTTATCATCTTCGTCACCTGGTTTTCGGTGCAGGTTGGCGTGGCGATAAACAGCTGGTATGAACCATTTTACGATCTGATACAAAAGGCGATGGCGCATCCCAACACCATCCGGATCGAAGCGTTTTATCATATGATTAACGATATCCTCAGCATTGTGCTAATAGCAGTCGTGATCAACGTGACGAACCTGTTTTTTATCAGCCATTATGTGTTTCGCTGGCGCACCGCGATGAACGATTACTATATGGCGCACTGGCAGCAACTGCGGCACATTGAAGGGGCAGCACAGCGGGTTCAGGAAGACACGATGCGCTTTGCCTCCACGCTGGAGGACATGGGCGTCAGTTTCATTAATGCCATTATGACGCTGATTGCCTTTTTGCCGGTGCTGGTAGCGCTGTCTGTACATGTGAAAACCGTGCCGATCCTGGGGCAGATCCCCTACGCATTGGTTATTGCGGCGGTCATGTGGTCGGCGTTCGGCACCGCGCTGCTGGCGATTGTCGGCATTAAACTGCCTGGATTATCGTTCCGTAATCAGCGGGTAGAAGCCGCTTACCGTAAAGAGCTGGTTTATGGGGAAGATAACATGCAGCGCGCTTCGCCAGCCACGGTACGCGAACTGTTCGCCAACGTGCGGAAAAACTATTTCCGGCTTTATTTCCACTATCTCTACTTCAACGTAGCGCGTGTTTTTTATCAGCAGCTGGATGCACTATTCAGCATATTTGTGCTGTTCCCTTCCATTATTTCAGGGGCAATCACCCTCGGTCTGATGACGCAGATCTCTAACGTCTTCGACCAGGTGCGTAGCTCGTTCCAGTACCTTATCAATTCATGGACCACCTTGGTGGAACTGATGTCTATCTATAAGCGCCTACGCAGCTTTGAGCAGACATTGGATAATGTGCCGGAGAATACACATCCCCTCACGTAG
- a CDS encoding LysR family transcriptional regulator has product MDVRALRYFVEVVRQQSFTRAAEQLYVTQPTISKMLRQLEDELGCTLLIREGRKLHLSDTGQAVYQRGLTILQEFKQLEAEIGDINQLKTGELRLGIPPMVGMQIAGSISAFRQRYPGVELKIAEFGGLTVQQAVLSGSLDIAMTALPVADDLPLNSLALMSHPLCVLVPRTEEWLRRSHMPIGELAGHPILIYNEEFSLNRQLMRAFQSSGFTPQIAVRSGQWDFLAAMVQAGMGIAILPEPICQRLDRSQLLWLPLESDLVWKLGLIWREGSYLSRSAQAWIGCCREFWPGETPRLSI; this is encoded by the coding sequence ATGGACGTTCGCGCCCTGCGCTATTTTGTGGAAGTGGTTCGCCAGCAGAGTTTCACCCGGGCTGCCGAGCAGCTGTACGTCACTCAGCCCACTATCAGCAAGATGTTACGGCAGCTGGAAGATGAGCTGGGTTGTACCCTGCTGATCCGCGAAGGCCGCAAGCTGCACCTGTCCGATACGGGCCAGGCGGTGTACCAGCGCGGGCTGACTATTCTTCAGGAGTTTAAACAGCTGGAGGCAGAGATTGGTGATATTAACCAGCTGAAGACCGGCGAGTTGCGCCTGGGCATTCCGCCGATGGTTGGCATGCAGATCGCGGGGTCAATCTCGGCATTTCGCCAACGCTACCCCGGCGTGGAGCTGAAGATCGCCGAATTTGGTGGCCTGACGGTACAGCAGGCGGTGCTGTCCGGCAGTCTGGATATTGCCATGACCGCCCTGCCGGTAGCGGACGATTTGCCGCTAAATTCGCTGGCGCTGATGAGCCATCCCCTTTGTGTCCTGGTACCGCGTACCGAAGAGTGGTTGCGCCGCAGCCATATGCCGATCGGTGAACTGGCCGGGCATCCGATACTGATCTATAACGAAGAGTTTTCGCTCAATCGCCAGCTGATGCGCGCCTTCCAGTCCAGCGGCTTCACGCCGCAAATTGCGGTGCGTAGCGGGCAGTGGGACTTTCTGGCCGCCATGGTACAAGCGGGCATGGGCATCGCCATTCTGCCGGAGCCAATCTGCCAGCGTTTGGACAGGAGCCAGCTGCTGTGGCTGCCGCTGGAATCTGACCTGGTATGGAAACTGGGGCTGATCTGGCGCGAAGGCAGTTATTTGTCACGCAGTGCGCAGGCGTGGATCGGCTGTTGCCGCGAGTTCTGGCCCGGTGAAACGCCACGCCTGTCGATATAA
- a CDS encoding methyl-accepting chemotaxis protein, producing MRNNLPVTQQEYAFDDDATLMSTTDINSVITYANDAFIEASGFSPEEISGQPHNLVRHPDMPPEAFADMWSTLKKGEPWTALVKNRRKNGDHYWVRANAIPVVREGNVQGYMSVRTKPSQQEIRVTERVYQKFRNGKAKGLRFNKGVIVRSGLMSWRSVFKTLPLRWRIRSALIMLMPLATLGVWGLGLSHGALAIFAAGMALLLLLVCAWLEMQISRPIERICQQALRVATGADHRVEQMDRVDEVGTTLRAIGQLGLMFRWLVDDVSGQAVNVLSASDAIAQSNNELSRRTGQTAANVQQTAATMNQMTATVKSNTETAAKVNSLSANTSNAASQGGNAMVDMVKMMAEITESSRKITSITSVIDGIAFQTNILALNAAVEAARAGEQGKGFAVVAGEVRSLAQRSAKAASEIKMLLENSAEKVKSGTLHVNETGKTMENIVSQVQNVSSLIAQISAASAEQETAISEIGKAVEELDNITHQNAVRVEEGAQASGRMTRQATRLVDAIGVFR from the coding sequence ATGCGCAACAATCTTCCCGTTACACAGCAAGAATATGCCTTTGACGATGATGCTACATTGATGTCAACAACCGACATTAACAGCGTTATCACTTACGCTAACGATGCCTTTATTGAAGCCAGTGGCTTCTCTCCTGAAGAGATAAGCGGTCAGCCACATAATCTGGTACGACATCCGGATATGCCGCCGGAGGCTTTTGCCGATATGTGGTCTACGCTGAAAAAGGGCGAGCCGTGGACCGCTCTGGTCAAAAATCGGCGTAAAAATGGCGATCATTACTGGGTGCGTGCCAATGCTATCCCGGTGGTGCGCGAGGGAAATGTGCAGGGCTATATGTCGGTACGAACTAAACCCAGTCAGCAGGAAATTCGTGTTACCGAGCGCGTGTATCAGAAATTCCGTAACGGGAAAGCCAAAGGTTTACGTTTCAACAAAGGCGTAATTGTACGCAGTGGCCTGATGAGCTGGCGTTCTGTCTTCAAAACGCTGCCGCTGCGTTGGCGCATTCGCAGTGCGCTAATCATGCTAATGCCGCTGGCAACGCTGGGCGTCTGGGGGCTGGGGTTGAGCCACGGCGCACTGGCCATATTTGCCGCGGGGATGGCACTGCTGCTGCTGCTGGTCTGCGCCTGGCTGGAAATGCAGATATCTCGGCCGATTGAGCGCATTTGCCAGCAGGCACTACGTGTTGCTACCGGGGCTGACCACAGGGTAGAGCAGATGGACAGGGTTGATGAGGTGGGGACCACGCTGCGAGCCATCGGCCAGCTTGGACTGATGTTTCGCTGGCTGGTGGATGATGTCAGCGGGCAGGCGGTTAACGTGTTGAGCGCCAGTGATGCTATCGCGCAAAGCAACAACGAACTGAGCCGCCGCACCGGTCAGACCGCCGCCAACGTCCAGCAAACGGCTGCCACCATGAATCAGATGACCGCGACGGTGAAAAGCAATACGGAAACCGCGGCCAAAGTGAACAGCCTGTCGGCCAATACCAGCAATGCAGCCAGCCAGGGCGGAAACGCTATGGTGGATATGGTCAAAATGATGGCGGAAATTACCGAGAGCTCACGGAAAATTACCAGTATTACCAGCGTGATCGACGGTATCGCTTTCCAGACCAATATTCTGGCGCTCAATGCAGCCGTAGAAGCGGCCCGTGCGGGTGAACAGGGAAAAGGTTTTGCGGTAGTCGCTGGGGAGGTGCGCAGCCTTGCCCAGCGCAGTGCTAAGGCTGCCAGCGAAATCAAAATGCTGTTGGAGAATAGCGCAGAAAAGGTGAAGTCAGGCACATTGCACGTCAATGAAACCGGTAAAACGATGGAAAATATTGTTTCCCAGGTGCAGAACGTGTCGTCATTGATTGCCCAGATCAGCGCAGCCAGTGCCGAGCAGGAGACCGCGATTAGCGAGATCGGCAAGGCGGTTGAAGAGCTGGATAACATTACGCATCAAAACGCGGTGAGGGTAGAAGAAGGGGCCCAGGCTTCGGGACGTATGACGCGCCAGGCAACGCGTCTGGTAGACGCCATCGGCGTATTCCGTTGA